The Cannabis sativa cultivar Pink pepper isolate KNU-18-1 chromosome 8, ASM2916894v1, whole genome shotgun sequence genomic interval CCATTTCGAGTGCCTTCAGTGTGTCATCTACACCAAAGACATACTTACCAGTGTCCTGACTGATCTCCTCGAAATACTTTCCAATCAAGCGCTTCTCCTGAATAAACTTTACATTGGACAAAATTTCAGCAGATAACTCAATAGCTTGATTGAAACCATTCTCACCCCCATAAGAAACATCAACCACATTCAATATCTTTGCCTGCAAACGAGGATCGAACATATCAGATTGGCTCAGTTCAGTCTTGAAATCTGCTGAACCAGCAAGAATTAGACCAGAAACATTAGGCTGACTAGTAGCAGGATTGATGTAGAACTGTGTGGCAAGCTCAGCAGTCTTTCTAACATAGTTATGTCGCTTTTCCATCCTAAGACGAGCAAACCGAAGTGCTGACTGACCTCCTCTACCGTGCTTCTTTGGCAAATCAACAGTGAACTTATGTAGCACCTCTCTTGTGTTTCCACTTAATGTCCCAAATAAGGTACCATTTCCATCCATCACAATAAACCCAAACTTATCATCGGATTCCAAAAGTTCATTAAGAGCTTCGGTATGAAACTTGTTGTCACAAAGGTACAATGAAGCATTTATAGGCTTGAAAGGTTCAAAGTCAATTGTCACCTTCTTTTCTTTCCCATCATCGGTGACAATCGTCCCAGTGTAAAGCACAAGACCATTAGGAGGAACCTTGTTATAAAGCTTCAGCCTTTGCTGTGCAGATGTAATGGCACCCAACACAGACTGGCGATTGACCCTACTCTTGATGTTGGAAGCAGTTCCGAATTCATCGCCAAGCATCTTAGTAACCCGAGAAATTTGATCCCGCGGAGGCATTATAAGAGAAATCATGCTGGTACCATTGCCTCTTGCAGATTCTAACGCCTTGATCAGTTTCTTAATCTTCCATATCTCAATGTTCTTATCAGATTCTTGACCATCTGCCATTGTAACTTATGATAGACCCAAATGCAGAAAAATATGTATTCGCCTAACATTCAATACAACAATGGAACAGAAACACGACAATTAATTCAGTCAAATATTGATCAAAGGTTATAACTGAAAAAGATAATCACAAACCAATATAACACCATTAACTTCAGCATAAATATACATATGCATACAAAAATCACCCAAATTGAAATAACCCAGAAATAGATCGTTCTAACAAGTTTTGCAGTTATTTGATTCAGAAAACAATCAAAATTcacatttttatttactttcaagtttcaacaatCTATAAAAGCAGCACACACAATTCGTCCTACGGCGACACCAAAAAAGTACAGaaacgatatatatatatataaatatatatatgtaaagcaAAGATCAAAGCAGAAGCTTCGAACATCAAagttttgatttaaattttgattttgatttcgaTTTCAAGGCCACATATAACTTATCCGATTTTACCCAAACGAAAGATGAAGATACGATCCATACATCTAACACGGTTAAAATAAAGCAAATCAAAtctaatgaaaataaaaatgcaaAACCTTGTTGGCGAAAAGGTAGTAAGAAGCTGTGTGTTGTTGTTGCTTGGTCTAGTTTCTAGGGTTTGTGATGATTTGGGAATTGATTTtcattagtttaatttagaatagATGAATATGTAATGTAGGATTGTGTGTTTAATGGTGTGTAGTGTAGCTGTTGGTTTAAAAGGC includes:
- the LOC115698763 gene encoding eukaryotic peptide chain release factor subunit 1-3 gives rise to the protein MADGQESDKNIEIWKIKKLIKALESARGNGTSMISLIMPPRDQISRVTKMLGDEFGTASNIKSRVNRQSVLGAITSAQQRLKLYNKVPPNGLVLYTGTIVTDDGKEKKVTIDFEPFKPINASLYLCDNKFHTEALNELLESDDKFGFIVMDGNGTLFGTLSGNTREVLHKFTVDLPKKHGRGGQSALRFARLRMEKRHNYVRKTAELATQFYINPATSQPNVSGLILAGSADFKTELSQSDMFDPRLQAKILNVVDVSYGGENGFNQAIELSAEILSNVKFIQEKRLIGKYFEEISQDTGKYVFGVDDTLKALEMGAVETLIVWENLDINRYVLKHSTTGEIIVKHLNKDQDTVQSHFRDADTSAELEVQEKMPLLEWFANEYKRFGCTLEFVTNKSQEGSQFCRGFGGIGGILRYQLDMRSFDELSDDGEVYEDSD